The DNA region TACATACAAAAAAGTTATTCCTTTAATTAAATCTATCCTAAAGTCTTTTTTCAAAATTACATTACAGACCAAAAACACACACAAGATTTTATTTAGTGTTTGTGAAAAATATGGATTATTACCTAAAGATGCTTTACTCCTTGCTATTTGTATTGAGAATGATATAAATAACCTAATTACTTTGGATAAAGATTTCTGTAATCTAAGTTTAGAGGAAAGTATTAACATTATCTCTACATATAAAGAATTAGAAAAAATATGAGCAAAA from Persephonella sp. includes:
- a CDS encoding PIN domain-containing protein; the encoded protein is MKKFMVDSNVIIEYMKNNPEAIDIINFIKNNPSNEYYLTLDTIEEILYILVKHFSKKSYWDLKNNPEIAKNTYKKVIPLIKSILKSFFKITLQTKNTHKILFSVCEKYGLLPKDALLLAICIENDINNLITLDKDFCNLSLEESINIISTYKELEKI